Below is a window of Lytechinus variegatus isolate NC3 chromosome 4, Lvar_3.0, whole genome shotgun sequence DNA.
TAACTAGAAAGTCGAAAGGATGTAAAGCTCTTGAAACAGATGCTTTTTTCCCActagatcacaaaaaatatcTAGTATATCTGATCAAGAATTCTACCCTATAATCAGGTATTTTGTCAATGTGTCAGGTTACATCACGTCTAGGTACTTTTAAAATAAGAACTTTTGGAGGGTCTTACCAAAGTCAAAGATTTTTATCATGTGAAAtcaaattatgagaactttgtAAGGAAAGAATAATGCATATCCTTGTATACGATGCAAGAGTCATATTGCTGGTTTGAAACTTTGGGAACTTTATCCTTTTACAGTGGTGTCACTGTCAAGTACACAAAATGAATGATCAGGTATTTTTTAGGCTTGGGCAAAAAGTTCTGGTGATTTACAGGTCCTTTTAATCAATTAGGTATTAAAGCACCAGCAAATCCAGCTTGAAATGCTGAACTGTAGGTATTGGGGTTTGATGAGTTGATGAAGCCACAGTGGTGAAGGACATGCTGATTATCAGTGAGATATTGATTCTTTCATCCACCTGTTTAACCTGATAAATGATTGATTAGTACCTTAACGTGGCTAGGTCATAAAGGTGACACCAAAGTGTTTAGATGGGACTCCAGTCACTCATTAGGTGTTGGGATTTACATAGGTTTAGTGTACATTCCTTTATGCTGTGGTGTAcatttaatgatttcatttcatgattatGGAAAATTTCTTCTctgataattcattttttcaaagagatatattaaaaattatcTTTTGTCATCTTCAGTTCTCCATTTATATTCCATTGACTGTTTAGCACATATATATTTTCACAATATCACAGAAAATGCtatgcaatttttttaaggTTCTTAAACATGATCCCTTTCCAAAGTTTgatgaagtgtttttttttttcctaatgAAGCTCTGAAATTATAGTAAAATTTTCTCATGCACTTTTTGGATATCTCTGTACAGTATTTGTTTTGCATTTCTTTATATTATTAGCTTATTAATGACTGCATGCTCCTTTCTCTGTTTTATTTATCCTTGTTTATTCAGTGTGTCAGTGTGGTTAACCAGCTAATAGATTTGGATGCACCCCATCATGATGTTAGATGATCCCTGAGCTCCTGGACAATGAGACAGTCTTCTGTGCTTCTGTGGTAGTTTAGATGCTTAATGTTAGCACCAAGCTCACTGTATTTGGTATAGTGTGTACAAACTTGATAATGCATGAAAAAACCTGGCACTTGATCGAATTATTGCGAAGAAGTAACATCTCCTTGGTGATAAAAACAGATTGCTTTGGCATTAAGCTTCATCAGCAGATATTTGCCATTTCAGAAGCTGATGCTTAATATTCGAGACAGaatatttcatctaattttCCATTGCAGACAGAACTTCTTTCCAATGGCTGAGGAATTATTTTCAGTTCCAAATTATGACCTTTCTATTTACAATGTGTCAACAAATTTGAATTCTTAAATCCATTGGGAGATTTGTTGAGAATACATATCAGAAATTTGGCCCAAGTCCAGCAATTTTGTGGTGACAGTTAAAGATACTTGCTCTAAATATTATTTGTTTGACTTTGAGCCTTGAAccttgaacctacatgtatctgcaCTTTCAAAGCTTTGGTACACACTGGTGAATGTGCAACAACCCCTTAAAGTGTAACACTGCATGTCTGTAGTCCCAGCTACTGCGTTTCGTGTGATTTTGAGACCCTTGTGGCGAtgccaacaccaccaccatgcTTATGACCTTGTGTTACATCTATCTCCTTCATCTCTGGCCTCGGTTCCATCGCAGACTCAAGGACACCATCCTTGAAACGGTCGAGATGTATTCCGGCAGGGCCAGCGTGGCCTTCCGCAAGTTGGTGCCAGCGAACATCGCAGAGTGGGCGGAGCTACCTCACCAAGCGTCTCTTCTCTGTGAGGCATTGGATCAGAAGATGAGTACAAACGTTCTTGAAGAAGCCAGAGGAAAGCAGATGCTCACAATGGAACCAAAGGTGAGTCAGACTATTTTTTTCTAAGAAGCATGAAAAGAGACTTAATACATTGATTGAACATTTAAAATATTTACAGCATATTATCTCTTGAAGAATTTAGTATTGGGTTAATAATGGAgcacattcaattcatttatttattatcattttcaataatcAATACACTATTGATCATGTGTATATTTACAAACTGACTAATTACCATAAGGAATGCTTAGATTAGAAATATCATCGGAGGAAGATATTGGATATATTCCAGGGATGGTACATTATTATGTcttgtattatcattataaaattATGCAGATTggttcaaaattgatttaataTTTGATGATCGATAATTTAAGTAATCAGTATGCATTACATGTACTCTGTGTACAGGCTCtacataaaaaaattcaatgaagAAGTGAATAAAGCGATTTGctacattatgtacatgtagaatgaggGTATTCACCTTGGTTATATCATTATGAACGTTCATTACTGTATGGAAACACTGAATGGAATCATGACCTCGGTCAGTCACTCGTATAATTCGCTACATGTGTATGTTGCATAAAGCGTTtctaatgaaattgaaattaataatcaCATACTCTGCATTTAGCATACCCCTTTCAAACAACATTATTAAGTTAGGTTGTTGCTGCAGACTGCATATAGGAAAGGTCTATGACCGAGGAATATCATACTTGTGCAAGCATCAAGGAATAATCGGTTTGATTGCCGCTAGCCAGATATGCTCATCATGTCATTAAATTGTACAATGTAAACATGTTTACATTTCTACAGACTAAATCCACTGGGCAACAATGCTCCGCAATTGAAATTTTCCTGctagaaattttatttttagaaaaattcattACTATTTGCGCACGAgttttaaccttttaatgagatgattttttggggggagctGCATGGAGACTTTTGTTTCCGAattgtatttgaatatttttgtgtctttattaccttgtgaatacatcgcaatcgcggctaaggccgaattgcgatgtattcacaaggtaataaagacacaaaaatattcaaacaataacacagataattacaaaataaataatagattTACATTCTGATTTTAGATTGTACCTTTACATTTGTTGTAGCTTCAAGCTGGCCTGAGGCTATACAGTGATAGTGGAGATATAGGCGGGGGCGGAGTGATGTCACATCAGCTTAACAACAATAGCACTGATTTTTAGTGTGATGAAAACAAAGTATAAGAAACACAATGAAACAATATCAGAaacagcactgaaaatttcagaaaGATTTATAAACTTCCAGATAACGAAGTGGGTAAAGTCGATTATCACGACGTTCAGCACAAAGTATGAATGCAATGTTTGTGTATTACGCATTGTAGGCATGCCAAAATGCTGCGCTACTATACGggttgcattgttttcatcagcCGGTCAATTGCTAGGGCTCAAGATTAAAAATGCCTGCATGTTTGCCTCGGACTGTTAGGTCAGATGTATAAAAAGTAATTGCTTCAAGCACAAGCAATTGTTAGCCAAGCAAAAGATCATGAATTggcaatttctttattttgtatgcATAACCCTTTGCTTGTGCGTAAACCTTTTTCTTGCTTTCAGAAAGCGTTTGCTAGCGGTTTGAACAATAGCAACATCACACTGAGCCGAATACGACTCACAGAACAATTTTAGCGGGACTCGATTGCAAAATTGTGGCAGTGCAAAATACTGCTTCTCTCATTTAACAACTTTTCCATAGATGTGGTGTCaaattattcctttaatttGTTCTAATAATAAATATAGTTGGCATTTAGACTGCTCTTACTAGGAAGAAAACCTGTTCATGTAGGCTACTGCACACCTTGCAGTTCTCTCTCAGGTGCctcaaaattattataaaaggTAAATGCTCTGATCAAGCAAACACTCATGCTGCTCTGATGAAGCTTGACATAACCCAAGCGAATGCTTGGTTTTATGCATATGCTTTTTAGCATTAGCTTAATCATCAAGCAAAAGCTGGCAGGCAGTTAGCAATTGCTTGAGCTTACAAGCAAAGGCACTTGCTCGCTTATTTTTAGCCATACACAAATTGTATAGAATCAAGCAAAAGCCAAGTAAAAAGCCTAAGCAAAAGCAGttgctactttttatgcatctgacccagTGATAACATAATGCTCTCCCAATCACCCAGGAAACGATGATTGCCTGAAAAGAATAAAAGTCCagggcccattgcataaaagatgctattatggtaactaccatggaacagtgcttatcagccaatcaaaatcaaggattccataaAAGATACCAGTAGATGGAAAAGTTGCCATAATAGTAATTTTATGTTCCCCAGGTCTAGACATTTCATGTTTAAGTTTTCTTTCACTCTCAATTCCTGTTCTTGCTTTATATTGAGATGGATTCACCCTCTGTAACTCTTTTGTTTTCCTCacaaattcaatttttgtatTCTCTATAAGGAGCACATTGCATTTTTCACTTCAGGTTTGAAGTACTTTCTTTGCTCTTCATAATTTTTCCATACATCCATGCCCTATTTCTCCAAGAATTGAATTATTCCTTAAATTCAATTGACTTGACATGTCTGTTATTTCATTGGATTTTTTGCAACAAGGGAAAGGCAATTACATTATCCaaggaactacatgtacattcaaaaGATGACTTCATGTCACACATGTACAGTAGATCTTGATTGCAGTTATGTTGTGTTATACTATGCAGATGAAAACACGTCACCATTACAACATACAGTACATGCAGGGtggcgtttcataaagccgtttgtaaagttacgcacaactttacgcacgactggtacCTCTTCTTAGGTGCTAAATCGGTTACTCTGgaatatatcatttagcacaagaaatgatcaccagtcatgcgtaaagtcatttgtaacttacaaacagcttaatgaaacgggccccagttctCTCACAATGTTTACCCAGTCCTAGATCATTGATTGTACTGTAGGACCTGTACAAACCATCAACGTAGTTTTTAGTATTGTTTATTTGGCTATTAACTCATAAAtaagaattaatgcttttacTACAAGTACATGATATCAGAGATAATAGTCATGTTGGATTTTTATTACCTACCTCTTGTTGTTATAAActtgtaaaaagtcattttacaTCCATGGGCATGGTGGCTTGCAGGTCACGTACCTACCTGATGAATGGAAGTTGTGGGGTTTACTTTAATCTTTGGTCAAGCCTTACCAAAGACTATTAAAATTGGACCTGCAGGCTCCAGTATTCTAGCCAAGCATTCATCATCTTGGAATGTATCTATAGAAGGGTCATGGCAACATCTTACTTGGGGACCGCTGTTGGAAGATCGAAGCTATTTGCTGAATTGCTAACCTTGGTGCTTAATAGTAGTGACAACTGAATGTTCTGATCTGAAAAGGGCCGATAGGTTGAACCATAGTTAAAATGACCAATAGCCCACCCATCCTAAACTTGTgtcttattcaaacattttgtacCACTGGTTGTTATGACTTGTTATTATGGTCATTCTTATTCACCTATTTCATACACAGCAATCTGTAGATCTGAGCTATGATTGGACTTCATTCATTGGTTCGTCTACTCCGGCCCTCAAGGCACCTGTTCCTGTTGCCCCTGCCTCACCCACATCCTCTATCTTTGTACTCCTAGAGGCATCCCCTCCTAAGAGAGATCGATACGGACGACTAGCCCTTCGCAAGGTAAGTGGACCTAAGCTTATACCGACCCCAGCCCTCAAGGCACCTTTACCTGTTGCCCCTGCCTCGCCCATCTCATCTATCTTTGTACTCCTAGAGGCATCCCCTCCTAAGAGAGATCGATACGGACGACTAGCCCTTCGCAAGGTAAGTGGACCTAAGCTTATACCGACCCCAGCCCTCAAGGCACCTTTACCTGTTGCCCCTGCCTCACCCACATCATCTATCTTTGTACTCCTAGAGGCATCCCCTCCTAAGAGAGATCGATACGGACGACTAGCTCTTCGCAAGGTAAGTGGACCTAGGCTTATACCGACCCCAGCCCTCAAGGCACCTTTACCTGTTGCCCCTGCCTCACTGATTACATGTATCTTTGTACTCCTAGAGGCTTCCCGACCTGTATCCGCCAAAAAAATTAGTGGCAGACactggtgtgtgtgtgtatttgagttttgtcagacatgtatcaatcaggtatgattatttacgtctggaccgATCTTTAACATCACCATCTGAAAGAAATGGCCAGGGCTCAAACcccgaacctctgcatcaatttctaacttccccacagcttggattacaggcgcatgccacaacgcccagtgaAAAAAATTCCTATACACTAAGTATTTCTTTATGGGTGCTCACTTGTATTTTGCCCCTCCCTCTCCACTAACTGCAACTCTCAAGACTGGTTTAGTGTTTGTGTAGGCACTACTTCCCAAGATGGAGACTTCCTCTATAGAATTATACAATGTGCATGTACCCTTTCCTTTTATCAGTTGTATAATTTGCCTTCCCCCTCCCCAACCCCGCCCTCTTATTATGAGTACAGGTTTTAGATTATTGTCCATTatcaaggtacatgtatgtgtaaacGGAACTGACTCATTCCACATCTACAAGTACCTGTAGGTCACCCatcttttttttcctaattGGAAATAGGTCCCCATTATACCATCTGCCTGGTGAGTATGACGAAATTCACACCCCTTCCCCTCTCCTCCCAATCACACATTTACTCCGAGTATGATGAGAATTGTGGGGAAAAAGttgtgaagatttttttttatcagttccTTTTCACAAACCTATGTGCTTCATGTAATTACTTAAAAACTCAGTGTCCATGTACAAGAGAAGATGATTTGATGCATAATTCATAAGGGAGGAGGCTGATATTTCATGGAATTAGTAATGCAATTTTAAAACCTTGTCTACTCAGTAAAGCATCATTGGATATCTCAGTAATGTGGGGTTTTCCCTTTTAGGCCAATGGATTTACAAGTTTGGAGGTGGAGAACCGAATGGCATTGGTAAAGTGATACATAATTCTTCAAGTATTTTGTTCATCTTTGTCTTGAAATTTCAtaaccagaggtgaaggcgagacttagggatccaaatgtcgtccgtcgtccgtccgtcagAAAAATTTAATGACacaactccacaaccgtaagtcgcttttcaactaaacttggatggtagatggacttgggggacctgcatcttatgctgcagtcggaggtcacatggtaaggtcaaaggtcattttcaggtcaacgttaaagtttacatgcaagactcttatgacacctaactccgcaaccgtaggtcgcttttcatccaaacttggatggtggatggacttgggggacctgcatgttatgctgcagtcggaggtcacatggtaaggtcaaaggtcattttcaggtcaacgttaaagtttacatgcaagactctcttatgacaacTAACTTCGCAACCatgagtcacttttcaacaaaacttggatggtagatggacttaggcgacctgcatgttttgctgcagtggaaggtcacatggtaaggtcaaaggtcattttcaggtcactTAAAAGTtaacgtgcaaggctcttatgacaattctgttgcgtgccctcgcaaatcacgatatttctggttattttcataagtgggcgagacacaaactGCTTTTGCCTTGTTGCAAAAGGTTGTCAGCGAAAGAGAGTGAtacagtgagagagagagggaggagcAGAGGGAAGGTGGAAATTAACATCCAGAAACTATTAGCGGTATTATGAtatacataatgtacatgtaatgtgtaatctgttgaaataatgataaaagcaTAAAAACAGAATATCTGTGATTAAGGCTGTAGGATATGTGATTAATGATAATGGGCAAAAGGTATTGCGTAGAAAAAGACTTGGACAAAATAATAGCTGCGCTGGGGTGGTGCAAGCAAGAACGAGATTCTTGAAATTAACAGTATTCATGATATGCTTTGAAAAGTCGACTTACCTGGATGAAGTATTGCAccaaataaaacatgtatgtgctcttatatttttcatcttttgtaCTTGGATAATATTTTTAATCTCTTGTTCATGGATAAATTTTAGTTTGCGCATCGTTGTTATCTAATAATCTAAAAAGACCTTTTGTGTGGTGACCCGCTaatcttcatgtctgaattgaTATAAATAACGTATGGTGCCCACCAACCAATATTAGTCCAAaggttgataatgataattgtattgGACATTTGCATGGTAGGAATATCTGCATGTACAGATTATAGGTAAACTTGTACTTGTCCTTCCCTAAGTCAAATATTCACCTTGAAGCTATTTCTAGGCCAGATTATGCAAAGCCTGCATACATTTACAGGATACCTCTTCTAATTTGAATTCCTCTTTAGAAAGTTGAACTGATTTCTGTGGATCCAATTGATTTGACTTAGACAAAGTTATCGGTATTATTTTGTTGctatatattacaatatattatgaaccaattattcattaataaataaataaatgttttatttttctctccttGTCTAACAGGTGCCACCAGACAGGGTGGTGAAATTCTCAGAGTTGACCACTCCGCTAGCATGGAGATCAGGGGAGCCGTTTGGGATCCTAGTACAAGCCAGTAAGGAGAACTTCTCCAGGATTGGTACCGCCTACCTGGAGGGCTACCTGGAGCTTGATGATGGTCTCCTGGTAAATCAACTCCTTAGTAAGTCTTTTTTAATAACTTCTGTCTTTCAGGGAATGTTTTTCAATTATTGACTTTGCTGAGACTGTGTTCAGTCATGTACTTTGGATAAAGTAATATGCATTTATTTACCACCGGCTGTTGTATTCTGAGGCATGTTATTAACTGGGGTTGAGGGGGATCTTTCACAAAGATGActtttaagtatgacttagaatTCTTTTTGCATTCGGTATGGAAGGCaagaccgcattggtcagatcatgccaagaggacgcacATTACTGCATGTTAATCTATAAGAGTGCGTATGCGTATCATGTACGCATTTAAGTGCGTCtatacttaaagataaatttcagttgtggtaacgatttaAAAATGAGTCTgcacagaatccaatgaaatgaccaccaaagtgtctgtttgtataaataaaaaatatttgtcaaaggattctggaagaaattgtgtaattgctgagaaattagcaaataagcacgggattcgggtcaagcgtcgggctgACATTCAAAGatataataatacactgttctACGTGCGTTTATCTgggttggtgatcttcagtgtgaacatttttcagcgtagatttcaaaatttcacaaagttcagtttatgtaactgtaccagatctagatcctctgataaagtgacaattaagcttggtttCACACACTTTCTTGTGTAATCAGTGtatactgcaactactttcatttatctttaaatctttgtgaaacacccccgtAGGCTTGGCTCAAGCTGCCACTATcagctcagtgcattcaaggaattatacCTGCAGGGTTTCTATTCACCTCACTTGGGGTATTAAAgtgaaataccagtagttgcagtaaacactgatttcatgagaaagtctgtaaaaccaggcttaattgtcagtatatcatcaaggatctagatctggtacagttacataaactgaactttgtgaaatctttaGATCTACCCGGAAAAATGTTaccactgaagatcaccaacacagataggcacatgtgggacagtgtattattattgctggaaaaAAGAccagacggaagtgaccgaatccgcgcttattttgcttatttctcagcaattacacaatttcttccataatcctttggcacatattttttattcatacaaacagacacgtgggtggtcattatattagattctgtaaaaagtcattttgagatcgttaccagaactggaatttatctttaaagtgcAGTACAAAgttgaatttcttgctgaaggacaACACACTATGAATACACAGtgtttcttggggggggggacatttagCTCAAATCATAAAGCTCTTCAAGCAATTGTTCTTATACCAATTTCAGTCCTTACcttttttccttcctctttaaaggtaaagtccaccccagaaaattattgatttgaatcgatagagaaaaatcaaacaaagataACAccgcaaatttcatcgaaatcggatgtaaaataagaaagttatgacatttttaagtttcgcttatttttcacaaaacagttaaatgcacaactcagtgatatgcaaatgagagagtcgatgatgtccatcactcactatttcttttgttttttattgtttgaataatgcaatatttcaatttttacagatttgataaggaggaccaacttaacttagccataaactgttaaaataatggtaattccacatgttcaaggagaaatgaaactttgtttcacttgacaagggggagcaattagaatatttcatatttcatatgataaaatacaaaagaaatagtgagtgggtgacgtcatcagtctgccaatttgcataccgacgaggatgtgcatataactgtttcgtgaatttaagcgaaactttaaaatgtcataactttcttattttacatctgattttgatgaaattttcagtgttttgcttgttgaatttttctccttttttccaaatcaactatttgttggagtggacttgtcctttaaaaagaaaGCAACAAAAAATTCTCTGAAAATGACTTCTGAAGTTGGTCTTGAGAATGTATTTCTCCTtctgtccacccccccccccccatatctcttcttttctctctaaaaaacAGCATCATTTCTTACTCAatcaacataaaataaaaaatacaactctgaatcacaataaaatatattgttagTGAGGAAAGTGACatttaaattaaataaagtaGTGTAATGCCTAAAGGGACTATTCTCAGTTTCTCAGACCCCAAAGAAtcttattaaagtgattggtaaacattggtttgacttttaaaaaaatctgagctagaaggtcacacttgtcacctgtgtctttgatatgttacaaaaatgaagcacagaaaaaattgcgttcgaaaataattatttagtgcttcaaaaattgaaatatgaagtgaccggaaacaccatcttaatttcatcccatacgcTTATATGTActcgcctatttacaaaatcgggatttgccttgtagttttagcttttcattctcaataatggttgttttctgggtttattagttctaatacatgcacttgtacacatgtttcatcttggtttgagaattttttaaatcggccgcacacaaagttaaacaatacctttaatcttAATGATAATGTGCTAGCATCCCAATCCCAGTATCTCTATGGAATAGCATCCCCATATGGAGCTTCATACAAAAACAGAATCCGCAACCAGAGTACCTCACCCAACATCGATGAAGAACACAAATGTCAATTCTTTCGACTGATTTCCTGAAATCCAAACCCAATCTATCGGAATGCCTGTTTGACCATTACAAGGATGAGCCGGGTGTAGGGTCTAGGTACCTAATGGATCAAAGATTCATCATTATCAGTGTATTTGTCATATTAGCTACTCTGTCTGCAGGTCTGTTGAGATTACATTAAGAGCTCTGTAATCCATATGTCCTTCAATGACATCAGTCACAAGAGCCATTCACACCATAGGAAAAAAgggaattgaattaaaattttcGCTGTGCAGACTGTTCACACTTGGGCCATCTAATATATTGATGTTGTGGCTGTTGCCTACCAACCGTTGTAGTCATGCATTTATTACATCTTGATTTAATTCATATATCTTGATGTATTGTAATTCATATATTAAGgaaatttttgtttgttcattcacactgttaaattttgataatttgatttttaacatttaattatcatttgtgATTCATTTTCCATGTGAATAGGTCTGTGACTTACTTCTGATCAAATTCAGTTCACAAACAACAAAATCTCTTCCAcgctttcatacatgtatttgtaattttAAATACCCCATCTTGTTACCTCTTTTCATCAAAGACGGAGAAAAAATTTGTTTCGCTGGATCAAGACATACTTGTATTAAATAGGAGAATTTAGTAACTAGTTTGCTGCATTGGTACAAAATTCGTCTTTGGTGACCTCACTCAggcatttctttttcttgtatCATTTAGCTGTTGAGGTGAAGGGACAGCCTTTCAACCTGGTAGACAGCAGACTAAAGATGGGTGAGAGCCCATCAGGTACCATGACCCCACCGATTCCTGCATCGCCTCACAAAGGTGGCAAACCACAGCTCTTCAGGCAGCCGCAGCATCAATCGCTTCGGCGGAAGCATTCTTCAGAGTTCCTACGCAAGATGGAGGAGCAGAAGTTAAAGTCTTCTGGTTCCTGGTCAAGCACAGCTGATGGTAGTGAGGACAGTCCTAATGTCAGTGAAAGCCCAGCGACAGATGGTGTGTTCTTCCAGGTTGGTGATGACAGTGGCAACCTGTCCAACGGAATCGGGAAGTTGTCAAGGTCTGGGAAGCACAGAGATGACAGACATCATGCAAGGAGTATGATGAATGATAGCAAACCTCCAAACATTCTTGTATACACAGGATCGGAGACTGAGGATGAGGTGTTTGCTGCAGTGCAAGCAGCCCTACAACATTGCCTTGAACATGACAAATATGTCATTTATCTCCTGAAACCAAGCACGTTATCGCAGCCATGGTCGGACAATTGCGCCTTGATGGTCCTCGCAGGGGAGGGTAACCTTCCTGACGAAGCCACTTCCAGGTTTGTCTCCCACTTTAACAATGGGGGACGCATTCTGAATTTTGGACTCCCGTTGTCCCTCGGGGATGTGAGCTTCCAGGTTGGTGCCCCTACAGAGAAGGAAGTGGAAGCAACCTATCAGGGTATTGTAAAGTCTCAGCCATACAGAGTGCAGGGTTTGAGTGGGCCTGGGAGGCTCCATGTGAATGACGGGGAGGGTGATAAGAACACTGAGGTTAGCATCTTGGCTCAGGACAGGATACTACCTATGGTTGTGAAGGCATCGGAGAAGTCAAAAGGAGGAATGGCAATATTCTCACAAGTAAGTCGTTCTTCGCATTTTGGGAAAAAATAGGGAAAATTATTGttgcctttttttttatagtttcttAGGGGAACCTGGGGGGGAGGGCTCATCGCAAGAAGATTTGTGTctcaatacaaataaaaaacacaagTCTCTAATACATGCATTTCATTGGTTAAAATCAAGTTTACCCTAACTCTGTCTCGACCAACCCCTGTCTTAATAAGGAAATATGtattaatcattttcaataatgtTTGTCTCAATATGCgaattcatttactttttccATTTGACTTAGATCAGTAGTAATACATTTCAAAAGGATAATT
It encodes the following:
- the LOC121413332 gene encoding biotin--protein ligase-like isoform X1, translated to MLMTLCYIYLLHLWPRFHRRLKDTILETVEMYSGRASVAFRKLVPANIAEWAELPHQASLLCEALDQKMSTNVLEEARGKQMLTMEPKQSVDLSYDWTSFIGSSTPALKAPVPVAPASPTSSIFVLLEASPPKRDRYGRLALRKVSGPKLIPTPALKAPLPVAPASPISSIFVLLEASPPKRDRYGRLALRKVPPDRVVKFSELTTPLAWRSGEPFGILVQASKENFSRIGTAYLEGYLELDDGLLVNQLLTVEVKGQPFNLVDSRLKMGESPSGTMTPPIPASPHKGGKPQLFRQPQHQSLRRKHSSEFLRKMEEQKLKSSGSWSSTADGSEDSPNVSESPATDGVFFQVGDDSGNLSNGIGKLSRSGKHRDDRHHARSMMNDSKPPNILVYTGSETEDEVFAAVQAALQHCLEHDKYVIYLLKPSTLSQPWSDNCALMVLAGEGNLPDEATSRFVSHFNNGGRILNFGLPLSLGDVSFQVGAPTEKEVEATYQGIVKSQPYRVQGLSGPGRLHVNDGEGDKNTEVSILAQDRILPMVVKASEKSKGGMAIFSQICFPEGHLEGTQEDMAIDMLVRLGLACISSKTTSQHIIQLTPAYLLGINQANERFLKSITSQKDASPILRGTPVSLHFIYDPSGIKHVSPSLLPVVIGRKSLPMGSLFNFDVYRNNLQTRILGNVVLYAEVLPTTMDVFDGFMFKVPDNIGCVCIATRMTGGKGRGGNRWLAPIGCAMFSLHVRIPLKTHLADKLPFLQHIASAAVVEAVRSLKGYEDFDLRLKWPNDIYYGNKQKLGGVIVNSSCLDGVFHAIIGIGVNVSNSVPTTCINDLIHKHNEEKRTSLNPVTMEMVIARSITEMEKMINAFQEKGVESFLPVYYRRWLHSDAKIRLESANGDEVTITGLDNSGFLQVKKTDGSILSVQPDGNTFDMLKNLISMKSSKH
- the LOC121413332 gene encoding biotin--protein ligase-like isoform X2; the encoded protein is MYSGRASVAFRKLVPANIAEWAELPHQASLLCEALDQKMSTNVLEEARGKQMLTMEPKQSVDLSYDWTSFIGSSTPALKAPVPVAPASPTSSIFVLLEASPPKRDRYGRLALRKVSGPKLIPTPALKAPLPVAPASPISSIFVLLEASPPKRDRYGRLALRKVPPDRVVKFSELTTPLAWRSGEPFGILVQASKENFSRIGTAYLEGYLELDDGLLVNQLLTVEVKGQPFNLVDSRLKMGESPSGTMTPPIPASPHKGGKPQLFRQPQHQSLRRKHSSEFLRKMEEQKLKSSGSWSSTADGSEDSPNVSESPATDGVFFQVGDDSGNLSNGIGKLSRSGKHRDDRHHARSMMNDSKPPNILVYTGSETEDEVFAAVQAALQHCLEHDKYVIYLLKPSTLSQPWSDNCALMVLAGEGNLPDEATSRFVSHFNNGGRILNFGLPLSLGDVSFQVGAPTEKEVEATYQGIVKSQPYRVQGLSGPGRLHVNDGEGDKNTEVSILAQDRILPMVVKASEKSKGGMAIFSQICFPEGHLEGTQEDMAIDMLVRLGLACISSKTTSQHIIQLTPAYLLGINQANERFLKSITSQKDASPILRGTPVSLHFIYDPSGIKHVSPSLLPVVIGRKSLPMGSLFNFDVYRNNLQTRILGNVVLYAEVLPTTMDVFDGFMFKVPDNIGCVCIATRMTGGKGRGGNRWLAPIGCAMFSLHVRIPLKTHLADKLPFLQHIASAAVVEAVRSLKGYEDFDLRLKWPNDIYYGNKQKLGGVIVNSSCLDGVFHAIIGIGVNVSNSVPTTCINDLIHKHNEEKRTSLNPVTMEMVIARSITEMEKMINAFQEKGVESFLPVYYRRWLHSDAKIRLESANGDEVTITGLDNSGFLQVKKTDGSILSVQPDGNTFDMLKNLISMKSSKH